A region of the Microcystis aeruginosa FD4 genome:
AGCCAAGGCCCGCAGATACATATTAACGGGAAACTGATAATATTCGACAATTAACCAGAGTAAACAAATAGCATGGCAAATAAAGGTTAAAATCGACCAAAATAGAGGCACCCATGACAAAGGACTCCCCTCGACTGGAGGAAAAAGATAGGCTCCCGTAGTCACAATTGCTGTGGGAAAAATCACAAATCCCAAACCGATAATTAAGTAAAAACCTGCTATCTCCATTCCTTCTCTCGGTAAACCCTGCCAATACTTACCATTCCAATACCAAGTTAAGGGTAATTGACTATCGGCCATTTTTAAAACCTGTTGTTCTAAATTAGCAGTAAAAATGTGTTGACAAAAGTTACAAGCATAGGCTTCCATGAGTGGTAAAGTGGCGATTTTACCATGGCGACAGACGGGACAAGAATAGGTATCGTGATAGTTTAATCGGGTTGGCTCGGTCATGGTAATGTGAGTACGAGTAAAAAAGGCAATTGCAGATAATTAACTTTTCCCTATTGATAACTAATTAAGCAAGATTGGCAGGAATTGCCCCTAGTTTTTGCAGTTGTTTTTCAATATTAGCCTTTAATTGGGTCCGGGAGATTTCTTTTCCCGTTTGAGCGGTGTGTGCATTTTCCAGAAAAATAATACTATCTACTCCTTCTAAGGCAAATAATTGAAATAAAAGATGGGTTACGGGAATCAGGAGCGTTGATAGGGTTGAATTGGGGGTATTTTGAGCAGATATGGCCATTTTTTCCGTAGCAAAAGCATAGATTACCCTTTTTTCCTGTTGTGGCTGCTGCCGATGAGCTAAGGTGGTTAGTAACCAATCACCTTGGCTATTCTGAACTACATAGTATTGTAAATGTTTTAACTGTCTAGCCATGGCCGCAAGGACGGGATTAACCGCTTCTTCCATGACCACGGTTGCCAGTCCGTAATTGACCGCTTCTCGACTTAAAATATGCAGTTGTGCCTTTAATTTCATGGCTAATCATGTCTATAAACTAATCGATGGCGATCGCATTCATTCCTTGATTCGGCAACCCCATTTAAAATTGTCGTCGTGAAAAGATGAGGATGGAGATACCCAATAATAGACCAGTATAAACGAGACTGTAGAGGGCGTTAGCGATTAAGACATCAGCACTAGGGAGCAAACCATAAACGGCCTCGTTTCTAAAATTCAATCTCTCCAAATCTGGGAGAATTAGATAAATATTTTTAGTGATAGCGAGAATATTGGGATTTTTGCTGATTATACCCAATTGGATCAGATCTTTGCTGATGTGACCCATTAGATAGACCCCAAAAGTCATTAGCGTGGCTAAAATCGAACTGGTAAATACCCCAAAAGCGATCGCCACGGCTGCGATGAGAATTAATTCCAAACCGAGATAGAAAACCGAGACAATCAGGGGTAAAGGTTGAAAAGATACTTTCATCCCCAGCAACATCAGCAAGTAAATCACCAACATTACCCCCAACATCACCGCTAAAACCCCGGACAAACCCAAGTGTTTACCGAGGATAAATTCGGCCCGACTCAAGGGTTTGGGAATCAAAACTAAAATAGTTCTCTTGTCAATTTCCTGATTAATTAGCCCTGTACCCACAAAAACCGCGACAATTACCCCTAATAACCCGATAGCGGCTAATCCCAAGTCAAGAAAGATTTTCTGATCGGTTCCCACCGCAATTTCTGGTAATAAACGCCAAGCGAAGGCCATCAACAAGGCAAAAAACCCGATCAAGTAAAGAATGCGATCGCGAATAACCTCGCGAAAACCATTAGCTGCGATCACCAAGATTCTCAGGATGCTGATACCCATAGCCTTTCATCAAAATAATATCCGTCTTTCCTTTTGAGATTACCCATTTCCGAGGCCAAAGTAGATCTACTCTAAAAATCAAAAATTGTCGTGGTTGGTTAGCAGTCCGTAGCGATAACTAGGTAGGGTCTGCTGAAAAAGTTTGTTGGTGGGGTTAGGAGTCAGGAGTCTCCGAGTCAGGAGTCAGGAGAATTAAGAATGAGCATTAATCAATTAAATGCTGTATTTAAGAATTTTATGCAATTTTATGCCTATTTTTCTCATTTTTTAACTCTCAAAAATTAATTATGCAAGAACTCTAATAAGTCTAGGATAAATTGATCTCTAATAACCCCGGTGGTGGCGCGATCTCGATGCGCGCTGCTTTCAGATCCACCAGTGGAACAATTTCTTTGACGAAGGGGACCAGGGCCCTGGCCCCTGAGTCGGAGGATGGACTTTTTTTCTTGACAGAGGCGAGATTTGCTTCTAGTTGCACTGCTAAAATGTCATTACCCGCCCACAAAATATCTACTACAACCCCGATTTTTTCTCCTGTAAGGTGATGATAAACCTCTAATTTTACTAGCTCGCTGACATGATATTCATCCGCTTTTAGGTGAGGTCTTTCTAGTTTATTCGCCCATAATTTATATCCGCGCAAAGCTTCGGCTTGTTCCCGATTTTCAACCCCCTCTAACTTGATAACATAAACATTTTTGCCCGGTAGCTCACGTCCCCTGAGCAGAGTAATTTCTTGGATTTCTCCCCCCTGGGTTCCTTGTATTCCCCTCATCCCTCGCTTCTGAAAACGTTCGGGAAAATCTGATACCGATAAAACTCGCAATTCTCCCTCCAGTCCTTGGGGTGCTACTATTGTCCCAATTTCTAGCCAATTTTCTTCCATTGTCTTGAC
Encoded here:
- a CDS encoding ABC transporter permease, giving the protein MGISILRILVIAANGFREVIRDRILYLIGFFALLMAFAWRLLPEIAVGTDQKIFLDLGLAAIGLLGVIVAVFVGTGLINQEIDKRTILVLIPKPLSRAEFILGKHLGLSGVLAVMLGVMLVIYLLMLLGMKVSFQPLPLIVSVFYLGLELILIAAVAIAFGVFTSSILATLMTFGVYLMGHISKDLIQLGIISKNPNILAITKNIYLILPDLERLNFRNEAVYGLLPSADVLIANALYSLVYTGLLLGISILIFSRRQF
- the rimM gene encoding ribosome maturation factor RimM (Essential for efficient processing of 16S rRNA), with the translated sequence MEENWLEIGTIVAPQGLEGELRVLSVSDFPERFQKRGMRGIQGTQGGEIQEITLLRGRELPGKNVYVIKLEGVENREQAEALRGYKLWANKLERPHLKADEYHVSELVKLEVYHHLTGEKIGVVVDILWAGNDILAVQLEANLASVKKKSPSSDSGARALVPFVKEIVPLVDLKAARIEIAPPPGLLEINLS